A stretch of the Aegilops tauschii subsp. strangulata cultivar AL8/78 chromosome 4, Aet v6.0, whole genome shotgun sequence genome encodes the following:
- the LOC120962713 gene encoding glutamate decarboxylase 1-like isoform X1, translating into MVLSHAASAGSSDDSVHSTFASRYVRASLPRFRMPENSIPKEAAYQIINDELMLDGNPRLNLASFVTTWMEPECNKLMMDSINENYVDIDDTPSPPSSRYAYHLLTLALPRPP; encoded by the exons ATGGTGCTCTCCCACGCCGCGTCAGCGGGGTCGTCCGATGACTCGGTGCACTCCACCTTCGCCTCCCGCTACGTCCGCGCCTCCCTGCCCAG GTTCCGGATGCCGGAGAACTCGATCCCGaaggaggcggcgtaccagatCATCAACGACGAGCTGATGCTGGACGGGAACCCGCGGCTGAACCTGGCGTCCTTCGTCACCACCTGGATGGAGCCCGAGTGCAACAAGCTCATGATGGACTCCATCAACGAGAACTACGTCGACATAGACGATACCCCGTCACCACCGAGCTCCAGGTATGCATACCATTTACTCACGTTGGCGTTACCGCGGCCCCCGTAA
- the LOC120962713 gene encoding glutamate decarboxylase 1-like isoform X2 codes for MVLSHAASAGSSDDSVHSTFASRYVRASLPRFRMPENSIPKEAAYQIINDELMLDGNPRLNLASFVTTWMEPECNKLMMDSINENYVDIDDTPSPPSSR; via the exons ATGGTGCTCTCCCACGCCGCGTCAGCGGGGTCGTCCGATGACTCGGTGCACTCCACCTTCGCCTCCCGCTACGTCCGCGCCTCCCTGCCCAG GTTCCGGATGCCGGAGAACTCGATCCCGaaggaggcggcgtaccagatCATCAACGACGAGCTGATGCTGGACGGGAACCCGCGGCTGAACCTGGCGTCCTTCGTCACCACCTGGATGGAGCCCGAGTGCAACAAGCTCATGATGGACTCCATCAACGAGAACTACGTCGACATAGACGATACCCCGTCACCACCGAGCTCCAG